Proteins from a genomic interval of Clostridium sp. M62/1:
- a CDS encoding fumarylacetoacetate hydrolase family protein, whose amino-acid sequence MRLATVKINGGEKAGIVTAEGIVPISAVNAAKGTAWKEEMYELICAGQIPGMTAWYNEGGKEELEKMRGMIPKEKAVYAPLYRNPRRIFGIGLNYTEHAGDIGSAAPTGFPGSFFKQADTLIGPGDEIKLPALREAQKTTAEAELGIIMGWDCRDVAEENWEQAIVGYTTVLDMTEESILKGNDYVQGNPRYLTIVKNFPTFFSFGPELVTPDEVPDVLKLEVQSVHNGELYAKNTVSNMTHRPARLVSLHSSIQGWLAGDVLSTGTPRAFQIQDGDTAECRIFGPDGFEMKPLVNPVVDLKLHPEKR is encoded by the coding sequence ATGCGTCTTGCTACAGTTAAAATAAATGGAGGAGAAAAAGCAGGTATTGTTACAGCAGAAGGAATTGTCCCGATCTCTGCAGTAAATGCAGCGAAAGGGACTGCCTGGAAGGAAGAGATGTATGAGCTGATCTGTGCGGGCCAGATTCCCGGCATGACTGCCTGGTATAATGAGGGAGGAAAAGAGGAGCTCGAAAAGATGCGGGGGATGATTCCAAAAGAGAAGGCAGTTTATGCACCTCTTTACCGCAATCCGAGAAGAATCTTTGGAATCGGGCTCAATTATACGGAGCATGCAGGGGATATCGGCTCAGCGGCACCCACGGGATTTCCGGGCAGCTTCTTTAAGCAGGCTGACACGCTGATTGGGCCGGGAGATGAGATAAAGCTTCCGGCCCTCAGGGAGGCGCAGAAAACCACGGCGGAGGCCGAGCTCGGCATTATAATGGGATGGGACTGCCGCGATGTGGCAGAGGAGAACTGGGAGCAGGCGATTGTGGGATACACAACTGTTCTCGACATGACCGAGGAGTCGATCCTCAAGGGAAATGACTATGTGCAGGGAAACCCGCGCTATCTTACGATTGTTAAAAATTTTCCGACCTTTTTCTCCTTCGGGCCTGAGCTGGTTACCCCGGATGAGGTGCCTGATGTTCTGAAGCTGGAGGTTCAGAGTGTTCACAACGGAGAACTGTATGCAAAAAATACGGTCAGCAATATGACTCACCGACCGGCCCGCCTTGTTTCCCTGCACAGCAGCATTCAGGGATGGCTTGCCGGCGACGTGCTTTCCACAGGAACGCCGAGGGCCTTCCAGATTCAGGATGGTGACACGGCAGAATGCCGGATTTTCGGACCAGACGGCTTTGAAATGAAACCACTTGTAAATCCTGTGGTGGATTTAAAGCTGCATCCGGAGAAGCGGTAA